Genomic segment of Diachasmimorpha longicaudata isolate KC_UGA_2023 chromosome 14, iyDiaLong2, whole genome shotgun sequence:
ttttaaaattgtatTTACCAGTCAGTACATATCCAAAAGGTACTTCCAGCTCATCGAAattaattccattattttcgCCCAATTTGATGACCAGAAAATCTTCATTTTCCTTGACTTTAGGAGGCTTTCCATTATAATTAATCCCTAATCTTGCTGCACGTATCTCTTCTCCAATGTCATTAATGGGTTTCCATTCAGCCGTATCAATATTCCAATGCGGTTTTAATTCTCCTTGTTGAATTTGAAATTGCAAGATGCCATGTTTTATTACGAATTTTATTCCCGTTATTAccctaaaaaattccaaaaatcattCATATCTCTTCATGAATTGTCTTTCTCTCCAAAAGTCTCAACGTACATATTGTTTTCAACATCGGATTCAACAGGTTGTAAACTAATTAAATGTGTTGACATAGAATCAACCGTATTTTCCAAACATTGACATAAGCATGGCTGTTTCTTGTCCTCGGtactaaaaatttatgaaaatgagTTACAGAATTAACATTAACTCTGAGTAAATAGATTTACAGTAAAGTTATTCTTTCATCGTCAGGACAGTCGAATATTCTTTCTCGTTGTCTGTGTTGATTGAGGAAAACCCAGCGGTATCGTCGTGGTCCGTGTTTCTGGATAATATAATGTCAAATATAAAGTTCACCAATCGCATAACAATCACGTTAAACTTACATCCTGACATGCATCTATTCGCTCATAACTTTTGCATTGCCAAATACGTCCGTAGCATCGATGATGTTCAGGGACGAGACAAAAATGGGATTTGCTATCGCAATAATATTTGGAGTTACCGGATATGGTATCAACTGATTCGCAGGACTTGTCAGACTCCGGGTTACCAATACCTAGACTACGAGGCGGTAGCAAAATTCCTTGGTACAGGCCCTCTAATTCCAAAAAAGTTTCatctaacaaaaaaattaattcaggaTATTCAAGTACCTGTGACTGTCAATTATGGAAGACGTCAATGCAATTCtcctaaaaaaatctatttatgTTCTGAAAATTATATGTACGATACTCACATCTCATAAAGTCCTCGTCTTGATCGCAAGTGCGAAAATCTCTTGACAAACCCTCCATTTTGGGGATGAATATCTTATGATAGCTCTCGATATTACTTTCAAAATTACTCCTTAACTTATCCAATTTTACATCTCCCAGCCTTTTTCCGATTCCACCTAAAAATTTGATGCGGTTCAATTGAATGTCAATGGTATCCAACTGTTAAATTACATACAGCTCTTGCCCGCCTGTCCGAATAGGGATGAAAAACGTTGTACGTATGTCAGCATTATTAATGCCTTGCTTTCACTTTTGAGCATCGCATGGAAAATGCTATGAATATACTCTAATGGCGAATGCCCATTACCGCATGCTTTATGTCCCGGgtcctgatagaaaatatcaataatattTGTCTATGTCTATCAAACAATGGTTAATAATCTAACAATTACTTGGAAGCCCTGAACTACAGATTCTAATGTCTTCAGCGTAGTTTCCGTAACGAGCgaaattgaaccacctttaTTCTGAACATGTGACATCAATCCTTTGGGGCCATATAGTGAATCAGTTATGAAACCGCACAGTTTATCGTCAGACATCAGTGGCAATTGACGAACGAATTGCAGATAAATATCTTCGACAGCTTCTGTTGATTGCATTAATTTGTACACTGTGTCTTTGAACTTCGTTACTTGAGTAACATTATAGCTCGGATTTTGGTGACTCGCATGTTGAATAGCCAAAGCATCTGACGCTGACTCGAGACCATCATCGGTTTCATACAGGTGTGTGCttacttttttgaaaatcgctCCCCCAAAGGATGATGCTGATGAACAGGTGTCGAATAACTTGGAAGTTACTTCTTCTG
This window contains:
- the LOC135169249 gene encoding uncharacterized protein LOC135169249; the encoded protein is MMRKANIFIILSLLFGQWTPTKGIPTISHAEHVPSWTTKVFNFILSGITEEVTSKLFDTCSSASSFGGAIFKKVSTHLYETDDGLESASDALAIQHASHQNPSYNVTQVTKFKDTVYKLMQSTEAVEDIYLQFVRQLPLMSDDKLCGFITDSLYGPKGLMSHVQNKGGSISLVTETTLKTLESVVQGFQDPGHKACGNGHSPLEYIHSIFHAMLKSESKALIMLTYVQRFSSLFGQAGKSCGIGKRLGDVKLDKLRSNFESNIESYHKIFIPKMEGLSRDFRTCDQDEDFMRYETFLELEGLYQGILLPPRSLGIGNPESDKSCESVDTISGNSKYYCDSKSHFCLVPEHHRCYGRIWQCKSYERIDACQDKHGPRRYRWVFLNQHRQRERIFDCPDDERITLLTEDKKQPCLCQCLENTVDSMSTHLISLQPVESDVENNMVITGIKFVIKHGILQFQIQQGELKPHWNIDTAEWKPINDIGEEIRAARLGINYNGKPPKVKENEDFLVIKLGENNGINFDELEVPFGYVLTGVKFILADKKKEKSPKRVEIALIATRLHRSTGTLCLDCRKRTVKSNVVHDQEYKLKTDLDPHFPTFPDSGKNQYVLIQSSTVKKEGAQTTLPLFDAVPLVTNPPTPVSGLGIFQKTPVKGDFTGFVALKFLSLDYVQYMKNSMVGADRCVTVSKPRRN